CATCTAGATTTGGATAGTGTAGCCTTCTAGCCAACAGCAGTTAGCTGTTTATTAGAACTAGGTAGCCCAAAGGCTAATGCTAAATCACAAACAAAACCTCTTCTTTTTGGTCACACATTTCCGGACATGTGCTTTTGCTGTATTATAATTATTGACTGTTAAGTTTCTGCAAATATTAAACACAAACCACTGTTAGTTGGAGAGCTACTGGTCGCGCAatgttttgttccagcccagcactaaacCTAAATAGTCGCACATGCGCGACTACAGGTACCCCCCCTGTTTTTCTTTTACATTTTGTGGAGCACCCGTAGAATGTTTTGTTACACAATACAGTCATTCATGTATGTACTAGTTAGCGAAATATTATGTATGTGGCTATATGAGAAGTGTACAATGTGTATGACAGGGGTACCTTGCTATGTATGTATTATGTTGAGTGTGTATTGACCAGTGTCTCTTTTGTATACAGCAGTACTATGtgtctaaaaaaaaaatcctattgGGAGACAAGTTCATCCAATCCTAAATTCTGTCcatttcagtgtgtgtgatgAACCTTTATTTTATGAGTGTTTCTATACCTAGTGTTAAACTCGTgttcttttttcttcttctctctctcccagggcgTTCTTCTGGTTGTGTTCTCTGCTGCTGTCTTCACTAGTGTGGTTCATCACCGTTCAGATCAGCAACAAAGAGAGTTCCTCCCAGCAGAAAGGACTGCTCATATTCGGGGTGGTGCTCTCCGTGCTGCTGCAGGAGACTTTCCGCTTTGGCTACTACAAGCTGCTAAAGTAAGTTGCAGACCTGGGCTCaaaaacagacctgggttcatttGCTTTAGCCTGTGTGGAGTGCTACATAGTCAGTGATGGCCGTTTTTTAACGTCACCTATGGGTCAATTTAAGCCCGACAAGCTCAAATCAAAcccagataaagtatttgaaatgatttcaaatagtatttgaacccaggtgtaaTAAGCCTATCCCCATGACCTGCTCAGCGATGCTGCTGCTCTACATTCTGGTCTTATATCCCTCAGGGGTTTTTTCCAGACTAACAGAGAAGAAGTCCATTGTTGAGAGGAATatcagtgctttcagaaagtattcacaccctttttgAGTTATTCCACCTTTTGTTTTAAAATGGATAACATTTTATATTATTGGTCTCTGGCCTTGTGGAGATGTGGATTTATGCCCAACTCATCACGAATGCACACTAAACTTCTGTTAGAACGCTCTATTTTAATATAGGGCCTATTTCCCTTATGCATTCTGCCATTTCTTCCtagaaggggcggcagggtagcctagtggagcgttggactagtaaccggaaggttgcaagttcaaaccctcgagctgacaaggtacaaatctgtcgttctgcccctgaacaggcagttaacccactgttcctaggccgtcatagaaaataagaatttgttcttaactgacttgcctagttaaataaaggtaaaattaaaaaaagaagCATTATACTGCACggctatattattctatattgctcctgtgttagcagttagcattatactgcagaactatattattctatattgctcctgtgttagcagttagcattatactgcagaactatattattctatattgctcctgtgttagcagttagcattatactgcagcactatattattctatagctactgtgttagcagttagcattatactgcagcactatattattctatattgctcctgtgttagcagttagcattatactgcagcactatattattctatagctcctgtgttagcagttagcattatactgcacggctatattattctatagctactgtgttagcagttagcattataCTGCACGGCTATATTATTCTATAGCTCCTGTGTTAGCAATTAGCATTATACTGCATGGCTATATTATTCTATAGCTCCTGTTTTAGCAGTTAGCATTATACTGCACGGCTATATTATTCTATAACTCCTgtgttagcagttagcattatactgcgcggctatattattctatagctcctgtgttagcagttagcattatactgcacggctatattattctatagctcctgttttagcagttagcattatactgcacggctatattattctataactcctgtgttagcagttagcattatactgcacggctatattattctataactcctgtgttagcagttagcattataCTGCACGGCTATATTATTCTATAACTCCTGTGTTAGCAATTAGCATTATACTGCACGGCTATATTATTCTATAGCTCCTgtgttagcagttagcattataCTGCACGGCTATATTATTCTATAGCTCCTGTGTTAGCAGTAAGCTGCTGTTTATCCATCATGCCCAGTTCGGTAGGAAAAGGTTTGAAAGGTATTTTAGGAAAATCGTTTCCACACGTAAAGGCGGTTATTTTCCTGCCTCTAGTTTCGGTGCACAGAATCATAGTAACACTCACGAGTTAGAGACTCTGAATAAAGGCAAGCATTAACAGTATGAAACAGACTTCCCACATTGGGTCAGAGCTCCGTGTGTCTTGTCTGTGTCGTTTATTTGTGCGGCAGGAGCGCGCTCTCCGTTGCTCACCACTATATGTTACTGGGTTGCCGATGTTTAACGTGTGCCCAACTTTTTAAAGGGTACGTGGAAGTGGTTCCGTCTGTTTTAGACAGGATGTAGTAATGGGGTAATTAATGAGGACGACAGTTGAATTTTGTTTACCAGTTATCTGCTTACTCGTCATTGGACATGGGTATGGCCCAGGGAGGGGCTAGAGGATATAAGCGCCAGTTTTGGGATTTCTGGGTAGATTGGGGAGGCTGCTTGAGCCAGATCCACCCTCTACCTATAAGAGCTATGGAAGCTACAGGATAAGCCAGTTTATTTAGTTTGAGAAGTCTATTGTCTACCTGTTTTGTGTTGTCAATAGGAAATGCTGGCTATCACACCTTTGCACCAGGATCTTCTGCATCCTTCTGAATATTTGCCCTTAAGACCGCATCTCTACGTTACCCATGGTTACACACAATACCTAATTTCAAAATGGAATTAtgattttcaatttttttttacaaattaaaaacgaaaagcttaaatgtcttgagtcggtaagtattcaaccctgtttgttatggcaaacctaaattaGGTTCGGGAGTAAAAATGGGTttaaataagttgcatggactcactctgtgtgctatAAATAGTGTTTAAGAAGATTTTTGAATGAAtacctcatctttgtaccccacacatacaattatctgtaaggtccctcagtcgagcagtgaatttcaaacaccgattcaaccacacagaccagggagattttccaacgcctcacaaagaagggcacctattggtagatgaaataaaaaaagcagacgttgaatatccctttgagcatggtgaagttattaattacactttggatggtgtatcaatacaccccattcactacaaagatacaggcgtccttcctaacgcagttgccagagaggaaagaaaccactcagggatttcaccatgaggccaatggtgactttaaaacagttacagagtttaatggctgtaaaaggagaaacctgaggatgggatcaacatcattgtagttactccacaatactaacctaaatgacagagtgaaaagaaggaagtctgtacagaatattccaaaacatgcatccaacAAGGCAAGTAATACTGAAAAGAATGTGGCAAAACGCTCAACTTTTTCTCCTgaaaacaaagtgttatgtttggggcaaaaacaacagattactgagtaccactctccatgttttcaagcatagtggtggctgcgtcatgttatgggtatggcttgtaattgttaaggacaagtttttcaggataaaaaaataaatggaatggcgctaagcacaggcaaaatcatagaggaaaacctggttcagtctgtttttccaccagacactgggagatgaattcacctttcagcaggacaataacctaaaacacaatgccaaatctacactggagttgcttaccaagaagacggtgaatggccgagttacagttttgacttaaatctactttgaAAATCTATGACCTTTTAAAAGACCTGAAAATGATTGCtttatctagcaatgatcaacaaccaatttgacagagcttgaagaattttgaaaataataatgggaaaatgttgcacagGTGTGGAAAGCTCGAAGAGACtcatccagaaagactcacagctgtaaatcgctaccaaaggtgattctacaaagtattgactcagggatgtgaatacttatgtaaatgaaatatttctgtattttaattTTCTATACATTTGCTAATATTTCTAGAAACATctttttttcactttgtcgtttTGGGGTATAATGTGTGagaatctatttaatccattttgaattcaggctgtaacacaaccaaatgtggaataagtcaaggggtatgaatactttctgaaggcacttccAGTAGCTGACAGATTCTGCCTGTTTTCATAGCTTTTGTTGGAAGAGAAACTTGGACGCTTAATGATAGCGGATGGACGCTTAATGATAGCGGATGGACGCTTAATGATAGCGGATGGACGCTTAATGATAGCGGATGGACGCTTAATGATAGCGGATGGACGCTTAATGATAGCGGATGGACGCTTAATGATAGCGGATGGACGCTTAATGATAGCGGATGGACACTTAATGATAGCGGATGGACACTTAATGATAGCGGATGGACACTTAATGATAGCGGATGGACACTTAATGATAGCGGATGGACACTCAGTGATTCAACGATAGTTTGACTTAGTTTTTAGTGTTGGAGAAACATGGAAACTGTAGTATAATGAAGGGTTGGGTTTGGGTGATACTATATTTGATGATACTGTAGTTTGATTGTTGTGCTATTTCTTTGTTTTACAGGAAGGCAAACGAAGGCTTGCTCATGTTGAGTGCAGAGGAAACGATGCCGATCTCCATACGGCAACTAGCCTATGGTATGTGGAAGAAGACCAAAAATTAACTCATGTGCATAACATTATGAATAGAAGCAGATGGAAGATATTAGATTATGAATAGAAGCAGATATTAGAGATTATGAATAGAAGCAGATATTAGCGATTTATGAGTAGAAGCAGATGGAAGATATTAGAGATTATGAATAGAAGCAGATGGAAGATATTAGCTTTGAGGCAGAGTTTTGTAGCCCCTTTTCCTCTGTGGTAGCAGTTATCATGGTTCATATTACATTAAAACCCTCATAGCTGTTATTTTAGACCGTAGAGTGCCATTACATCTTTCCCTGTTGTTGTCCGTCTCCCCAGTGTCTGATAGTGTCTCTGTTGTCTGTTTTCCCCAGTGTCTGGGCTGGGGTTCGGCTTCATGAGTGGAGCGTTCTCAATGGTCAATATCCTGGCCGATTCTGTTGGCCCCGGCACCATTGGTATCCATGGAGACTCCCAACACTACTTCCTGTCCTCAGGTACTGTATGAGTCTGCCATGTTTTAAAATGTACTTAATAGCCTGAAACCACACAAGAAGACATGTTTTATTCCACTAACTTTTCTGACGGTAgtcttttttattttaatttaatttttatattttacccccccttttctccccaatttcatgagaTCCAATTttcatcttgtctcatcgctgcaactccccaacgggctcgggagaggcgaaggtcgagtcacgtgtcctccgaaacatgacccaccaaaccgtgcttcttaatacacgcccacttaacccggaagccagccgcaccaatgtgtcagaggaaacggAGTTCtactgacgaccgaagtcagcctgcaggtgcccggcccgccacaaggtgTCGCTAGATCGCGATGATCCAAGTAAAGCCCCACCGGCCACACTGCTCGCGCACCCCAACGAGAAGTCCTTTCTATTTGTGaagcagatcgcgctgcaagtcctgcctctctcatctcctcattggtttatagaagctagctaaataggacaaattagcaagctagctaaataggacaaattagcaagctagctaaataggacaaattagcaagctagctaaataggacaaattagcaagctagctaaataggacaaatttagctagcaagtgcaagccagctagctaaattgccataaatgtttaatgcttctcgacctgtccccaaattaatgtaattggttcagagtttgttttgatattttaacatgcgtgtcgtgatcgtgtttggtgtGGAGGGACAAAATACagttatgcacgatggcgcacgcgtacagccggtttgggttccgtgttagacgGCTGCACCACTACGGAGGCCTAGTAGTCATTTTTCTGATTGACCTGAGGCTAACTCTGTCTCCCTATAGCCTTCATGACCATGGCCATCATCCTGaggctaactctctctctgtctcccctacaGCCTTCATGGCCATCATCCTGAGGCTAGCTCTGTCTCCCTACAGCCTTCATGACCATGGCCATCATCCTGaggctaactctctctctgtctcccctataGCCTTCATGACCATGGCCATCATCCTGAGgctagctctctctgtctcccctacaGCCTTCATGACCATGGCCATCATCCTGAggctaactctctctgtctcccctacaGCCTTCATGACCATGGCCATCATCCTGaggctaactctctctctgtctcccctacaGCCTTCATGACCATGGCCATCATCCTGaggctaactctctctctgtctcccctacaGCCTTCATGGCCATCATCCTGAGGCTAGCTCTGTCTCCCTACAGCCTTCATGACCATGGCCATCATCCTGaggctaactctctctctgtctcccctataGCCTTCATGACCATGGCCATCATCCTGAGgctagctctctctgtctcccctacaGCCTTCATGACCATGGCCATCATCCTGAggctaactctctctgtctcccctacaGCCTTCATGACCATGGCCATCATCCTGaggctaactctctctctgtctcccctacaGCCTTCATGACCATGGCCATCATCCTAaggctaactctctctctgtctcccctataGCCTTCATGACCATGGCCGTCATCCTGAGGCTAACTCTGTCTCCCTACAGCCTTCATGACCATGGCCATCATCCTGaggctaactctctctctgtctcccctataGCCTTCATGACCATGGCCATCATCCTGAGGCTAACTCTGTCTCCCTATAGCCTTCATGACCATGGCCATCATCCTGAggctaactctctctgtctcccctacaGCCTTCATGACCATGGCCATCATCCTGAGGCTAACTCTGTCTCCCCTACAGCCTTCATGACCATGGCCATCATCCTGaggctaactctctctctgtctcccctacaGCCTTCATGACCATGGCCATCATCCTAAggctaactctctctgtctcccctacaGCCTTCATGACCATGGCCATCATCCTGAGGCTAACTCTGTCTCCCTACAGCCTTCATGACCATGGCCATCATCCTGAGGCTAGCTCTGTCTCCCTACAGCCTTCATGACCATCATCCTGaggctaactctctctctgtctcccctacaGCCTTCATGACCATGGCCATCATCCTAaggctaactctctctctgtctcccctacaGCCTTCATGACCATGGCCATCATCCTGaggctaactctctctctgtctcccctacaGCCTTCATGACCATGGCCATCATCCTGCTCCACATGTTCTGGGGTGTGGTGTTCTTTGATTCCTGTGAGAAACAACACTGGTGGTCTCTGGCTGTGGTCGTCATCAGCcacctcctcgtctcctgtctggtAAGTCAGAAAAGAGACAGAAAGGATGGCTGGCTGGATGGATAGACCGATACAGTAGATCATTGTGTTCATGCTGTAGGTGGACTTGACTGATGGGTTGATGAATAAATACTCAGAAGTAAATGTGTGTTGGCAGTAGTCTTACATCCTAGTACTTTTTCTTACTTAGTAACATCTTCATCCCCGTTGGGACATAATGTCACAAAGGCTCCTCCACTGATTCCTGTCCTTCACCACAGCACTTCAAATGGGACAAAACATGTCCCCATAGTAACTCAGCCGTTGTTGTCATGTCTCTCCCCAGACGTTCTAGAACCCTCAGTATTTTTTTCTCCCAGAGGTTCCTGAACCAGAACCTTCTGTAGGAATTTCCCCAGAGATCCAAAACTCATCAGTCTTTGTTATTTCTCTCCTAGACATTCTAGAACCCTCAGTATTTCCCCAGAGATCCGTAACTCATCAGTATTTGTTATTTCTCTCCTAGACATTCCAGAACCCTCAGTACGTGGGCAGCCTGGTTCCCACCTACATCATCGTGTTCCTCGTGGGTCTCTGGGCGTTCTTCTGCTCCGGGGGATCTCTCCGGAACCTTAAACTCTGCCTTACCTGCAAAGACAAGGACTTCCTGTTGGCCAACCACCGGCCCAGATAACAGAACACcactaaagacacacacacacacacacacacactgtatgggGACACTATCCAACAGGACACAAACAAATAAATAAGTTAAAGACAAACTGGGTCAATGATATGTCTCTCCCCTTCCCCACCATGTGTTCTATGTTTGTGGTGCTGGGTACTGGAAATAGGCTCCAGGGTTGTAGTTTAGAGTAAATATTGTTTAAACACCTTTTTTTATTTAGTGAAGGGCAGATGTATTACACTGCATTAGTAATAGAATAATCTAGAGGATCCTACTTTTGTTACCACTACATCCTTGGCAGACACTGCTCAGAATGGTTGATTAACTTTTTACAGGTGGGGGGGAGATGGTGACAAACACATTTGATCTGTGTGTAGTTTTAAAATGTAGGGTATGTAGTTCCTTAACGAGACGGTACCTATTTGACACCAGACGGGTCTCTGGATCTGTGCCTTCTACAGTAATGATGAGGCAGCTTAGTGTTTTGgccctgtattcataaagcatccGAGTAGaagcgctgatctaggatcagaccccccccccccatgtaatCTTACTCATTATAATCTAGGATCAGACCCCCCccatgtccatgtaatcttattcattataatctaggatcagaccccccccccccccccatgtccatgtaatcttattcattataatctaggatcagaccccccccctcctccccatgtccatgtaatcttacTCATTATAATCTAGGATCAGACCCACCTCCGAccccatgtaatcttattcattataatCTAGGATCAGACCCCCCTCccccatgtaatcttattcattataatCTAGGATCAGACCCCCCTCCCCCATGTAATTTTATTCATTAtaatctaggatcagatcccccccctcccccatgtgATCTTATTGGTTCTGATctgaaaggctaaactgatcctacagTAGATCAGCAGGTCTAAACTGATCCTACAGTAGATCGGCAGGTCTAAACTGATCCTACAGTAGATCGGCAGGTCTAAAATGATCCTACAGCCGATCGGCAGGTCTAAACTGATCCCACAGTAGATCGGCAGGTTTAAACTGATCCTACAGCCGATCGGCAGGTCTAAACTGATCCTACAGTCGATCGGCAGGTCTAAACTGATCCTACAGTCGATCGGCAGGTCTAAACTGATCCTACAGTCGATCGGCAGGTCTTAACTGATCCTACAGTAGATCGGCAGGTCTGAACTGATCCTACAGCAGATCAGCAGGTCTGAACTGATCCTACAGCAGATCAGCAGGTCTAAACTGATCCTACAGCAGGTCTAAACTGATCCTACAGCAGATCAGCAGGTCTAAACTGATCCTACAGCAGATCAGCAGGTTGAAACTGATCCTACAGTAGATCGGCAGGTCGAAACTGATCCTACAGTAGATCGGCAGGTCGAAACTGATCCTACAGCAGATCAGCAGGTCTAAACTGATCCTTCAGCAGGTCTAAACTGATCCTACAGCAGATCAGCAGGTTTAAACTGATCCTACAGCAGGTCTAAACTGATCCTACAGCAGATCAGCAGGTCTAAACTGATCCTACAGCAGGTCTAAACTGATCCTACAGCAGATCAGCAGGTCTGAACTGATCCTACAGCAGGTCTAAACTGATCCTACAGCAGGTCTAAACTGATCGTACAGTAGATCAGTAGGTCTAAACTGATCCCACAGTAGATCAGCAGGTCTAAACTGATCGTACAGTAGATCGGCAGGTCTAAACTGATCCTACAGCAGGTCTAAACTGATCCTACAGCAGGTCTAAACTGATCCTACAGCAGGTCTAAACTGATCCTACAGCAGGTCTAAACTGATCCTACAGCAGGTCTAAACTGATCCTACAGCAGGTCTAAACTGATCCTACAGCAGATCAGCAGGTCGACTATGAGATGCTTTATAAATAGACGGCCCTAGATTGTCTTTAAGTGTTTCATCGATATCAGACCTGTGATGTTTTGTATCCAGTTCGTGTTTCTGTCTCCTGCTGTGTTAGTCGTCAGTCTGGCAGGGCAGTCTGGCAGGGCAGCCGTGTCGTTCTCCTGTTTTAGATGAGTCGGTAGTACGATACAATACAACAGTGTTTTGCATATCAACAACTTACTTTTCGTAAACTCCCCCCAAACAAAAGCAAATTCCTCCCGAGAACGAAAGCAGCATATTAGGATGACACTGAGTTaggattttttgtttgtttgttgtaaaCATTAAGTTATGAGCTGTTTCAAAAATGAAGTTCTGATTGAAACTGAAAATATGTCAGATGTGGTGTGTTTGTTGTTCGATAGTCCAGATGAATATATTCGGCCTAAAACCTACACAAATATAAATATTgacctgatgatgatgatgatgatgatgatgatgagtgttTTTATATGAATGATGTGCTTTACATACTGATTTAGTGCTGCTAAgctaaatgtttattttatttgtattcatCACACTGACCTCAAGGGTTGGTCTGATCTAGTTGGCTTTAGGACGGGTGTTTATGGGTTGGACATACAGGGGGCCAGTTTCCCCAGACCCAGGGTAAGCTTATTCCTGGACTGAAAAGCACttttaacttaaaaaaaaaaaatctcaactgagaatgttttattttatttttagaagTGGCTTAACTTTTTGTCTGAGTAAACAGACCCAAACTGTAGCACCCTGTTCAGTCCTGACTTCTATTTTAGTCAAATATTCCCATTGAAATCAATGCAAACTGATGACTAAGTGAACATTTGAAAATGCGCATCCTCCCTTTCAAATattcccattgacatcaatgcaaactGATGACGATCCTCCCTTTTCAAATATTCCCATTGAAATCAATGCAAACTGATGACGATCCTCCCTTTCAAATattcccattgacatcaatgcaaactGATGACGATCCTCCCTTTCAAATATTCCCATTGAAATCAATGCAAACTGATGACGATCTTCCCTTTCAAATattcccattgacatcaatgcaaactGATGACGATCCTCCCTTTTCAAAGAAGACATGCCCTTGAGGAACAAATTATTGAATATGTACATGTACCACGTTGTTGTTGATGAATTAGCTGATTCTTCTAGGCAGTGAGTAAGACCTGTGGGGAAACAAAAAATCCTTTAGAGATCTCAACGGAAGTTAGTTTAAACTAGGCTGCAATAATTTAGTGACAAAATGAAACGAGTCACCTCACTTGTCgtggttttaaaatgtttttcccTGACCTGGGTCATATATATGGAGCTGTACAGCTTTAAACATAATAGTGGAGAACTCCCAGCCAATAGTATCAGCCTCTCAGGGTTGAAGGTCACGGATATGCAAATGAGCTgtatgttcctgttttgacttgTGCCTGCGTGCACCCTGTTGTTTCACCATGCTTCTGTATTGATATACATGTAAAAGTAGTAGCACGTCGTTCTCCATTGTTCTCAAGTTAATTCTACCGTGTCATCAAGAGCACAACAACCTGTATGTACATAGGTGATGACAAAACTGTTCCCTCTgattttgtttttaaaatgtgtatATAATATTGTTTCTAAATGACTATTTAACCCTCTGTGATCTTACATCTCCTAGTTTCCATTGTACATAGGAAAATAAAACTGTTAAAGAAACGTTGGAGGTCCTTTAACATCTGATGGAGTTATGTCTTGTGTTGGGCTGATGGAGTTGGGTCTTGTGTTGGGCTGATGGAGTTGGGTCTTGTGTTGGGCTGATGGAGTTGGGTCTTGTGTTGGGCTGATGGAGTTGGGTCTTGTGTTGGGCTGATGGAGTTGGGTCTTGTGTTGGGCTGATGGAGTTGGGTCTTGTGTTGGGCTGATGGAGTTGGGTCTTGTGTTGGGCTGATGGAGTTGGGTCTTGTGTTGGGCTGATGGAGTTGGGTCTTGTGTTGGGCTGATGGAGTTGGGTCTTGTGTTGGGCTGATGGAGTTGGGTCTTGTGTTGGGCTGATGGAGTTGGGTCTTGTGTTGGGCTGATGGAGTTGGGTCTTGTGTTGGGCTGATGGAGTTGGGTCTTGTGTTGGGCTGATGGAGTTGGGTCTTGTGTTGGGCTGATGGAGTTGGGTCTTGTGTTGGGCTGATGGAGTTGGGTCTTGTGTTGGGCTGATGGAGTTGGGTCTTGTGTTGGGCTGATGGAGTTGGGTCTTGTGTTGG
The nucleotide sequence above comes from Oncorhynchus clarkii lewisi isolate Uvic-CL-2024 unplaced genomic scaffold, UVic_Ocla_1.0 unplaced_contig_2895_pilon_pilon, whole genome shotgun sequence. Encoded proteins:
- the LOC139400852 gene encoding gamma-secretase subunit Aph-1b: MTASVFFGCTFIAFGPAIALFLFTIARDPLRVIFLIAGAFFWLCSLLLSSLVWFITVQISNKESSSQQKGLLIFGVVLSVLLQETFRFGYYKLLKKANEGLLMLSAEETMPISIRQLAYVSGLGFGFMSGAFSMVNILADSVGPGTIGIHGDSQHYFLSSAFMTMAIILLHMFWGVVFFDSCEKQHWWSLAVVVISHLLVSCLTFQNPQYVGSLVPTYIIVFLVGLWAFFCSGGSLRNLKLCLTCKDKDFLLANHRPR